Proteins from a single region of Streptomyces sp. Tu 3180:
- a CDS encoding sigma-70 family RNA polymerase sigma factor has protein sequence MTSSGPETPTRTTGTHRAHREVRDRGAARTLVRRPHTRYEPHLDGLFTYCLSVLCDHDAATAALADVLVLAERRGRHVPDAPGDRRAWLYALARWACLRTLAEAQQKRRTTHAAGRTDRRREDRAATAPAVSEEVRERRRRELALLAWPEAAGITPEQREALELAVRHRLSAHEVAAVLGREPAAARELLASAACEVERTRAALAVVETGACSGVAHFTGDHQLVLSTALRRELVRHVDDCPRCRRTAERAVPGRWPGTSVTPDALPVLPAPGAALRAAVAHHPRGRAAAPRFDRRGFPVDPRDRVARRDRFRARAVTTTVVATVIAAPVFALWAAYRGTPVGEAQDGRSASAWEDGGPVDLDGEGAGGYENTGNAGPRPGPRFGEGGGADVSVEVVGATGAGREGAALAVTAGHTGGTTLITLTATGSEPVRWSASTGAPWLHLSRSSGTLAPGESSTVRVYVDRLREPSGHWRATVAIAPAGAVVTIGGHGGAPGHPGGPGTAHPGTPSGPPPSPGGPPSSPGPDPAPTTPAPPQPTPTGPPSSPGPEPAPGGTAPADPAGPTPPPADGGDPAPSTP, from the coding sequence ATGACGAGCAGTGGCCCGGAGACCCCGACCCGCACGACCGGCACTCACCGGGCGCACCGGGAGGTGCGTGACCGTGGGGCCGCGCGCACGCTGGTGCGGCGGCCGCACACGCGCTACGAACCGCACTTGGACGGGCTGTTCACCTACTGCCTGTCCGTGCTGTGCGACCACGACGCGGCGACCGCCGCCCTGGCCGACGTCCTCGTGCTCGCGGAGCGCCGCGGCCGGCACGTCCCGGACGCGCCCGGGGACCGCCGGGCCTGGCTGTACGCGCTGGCCCGCTGGGCGTGTCTGCGCACGCTGGCGGAGGCCCAGCAGAAACGTCGTACCACCCACGCCGCGGGCCGCACCGACCGCCGGCGCGAGGACCGGGCCGCCACCGCCCCGGCGGTCTCCGAGGAGGTCCGGGAGCGCCGCCGGCGGGAACTGGCCCTGCTGGCCTGGCCGGAGGCCGCCGGCATCACCCCGGAGCAGCGCGAGGCGCTGGAACTCGCCGTCCGCCACCGCCTCTCCGCCCACGAGGTCGCCGCCGTGCTCGGCAGGGAGCCGGCCGCCGCCCGCGAGCTGCTCGCCTCCGCGGCCTGCGAGGTCGAGCGCACCCGCGCGGCGCTCGCCGTCGTCGAGACCGGCGCCTGTTCCGGTGTGGCGCACTTCACCGGCGACCACCAGCTCGTGCTCAGCACCGCCCTGCGCCGTGAACTCGTCCGGCACGTCGACGACTGCCCGCGCTGCCGCCGCACCGCCGAGCGGGCCGTCCCCGGCCGCTGGCCCGGCACCAGCGTCACGCCGGACGCGCTGCCCGTCCTGCCGGCGCCGGGCGCGGCCCTGCGCGCCGCCGTGGCCCACCACCCGCGCGGGCGCGCCGCCGCGCCCCGCTTCGACCGGCGCGGCTTCCCGGTGGACCCCAGGGACCGCGTCGCCCGCAGGGACCGGTTCCGCGCGCGTGCCGTCACGACGACGGTCGTCGCCACCGTGATCGCCGCGCCCGTGTTCGCGCTGTGGGCCGCCTACCGCGGCACCCCCGTCGGCGAGGCCCAGGACGGCCGCTCCGCCTCCGCGTGGGAGGACGGCGGCCCCGTCGACCTCGACGGCGAGGGAGCGGGCGGCTACGAGAACACCGGCAACGCCGGCCCCCGGCCCGGCCCCCGGTTCGGCGAGGGCGGCGGGGCGGACGTGTCCGTGGAGGTCGTCGGCGCCACCGGGGCCGGACGGGAGGGCGCCGCGCTGGCCGTCACGGCCGGCCACACCGGCGGCACCACGCTGATCACCCTCACCGCGACGGGCTCCGAGCCGGTCCGCTGGTCCGCCTCCACGGGAGCGCCCTGGCTCCACCTGAGCCGGTCGTCGGGCACGCTCGCCCCCGGCGAGTCGTCGACGGTCAGGGTGTACGTCGACCGGCTCCGTGAGCCGTCGGGGCACTGGAGGGCGACCGTGGCGATCGCACCCGCCGGCGCGGTCGTCACCATCGGGGGCCACGGCGGCGCCCCCGGTCACCCCGGCGGCCCGGGCACCGCGCACCCCGGCACCCCGAGCGGCCCTCCCCCGAGCCCCGGCGGGCCGCCGTCGTCGCCCGGCCCGGACCCGGCGCCCACCACACCGGCACCCCCGCAGCCCACGCCGACCGGCCCCCCGTCCTCGCCCGGCCCGGAGCCCGCGCCCGGCGGGACCGCCCCGGCCGACCCGGCGGGACCGACGCCCCCGCCCGCGGACGGCGGCGACCCGGCCCCGTCCACGCCGTAG
- a CDS encoding Ppx/GppA phosphatase family protein: MRLGVLDVGSNTVHLLVVDAHPGACPLPAHSHKAELRLAQLLEDDGAIGPDGIDRLVAVVHGALRAAEDKGVEELLPFATSAVRDADNADHVLARVREETGVELQVLSGEEEARLTFLAARRWFGWSAGKLLVLDIGGGSLEIAYGMDEEPDAAVSLPLGAGRLTAGRLPGDPPAPDDVRALRRHVRTEIARTVGEFSRLGAPDHVVATSKTFKQLARIAGAARSAEGPYVQRELKRESLEGWVPRLAAMTVAERAELPGVSEGRAGQLLAGALVAEGAMDLFGVERLEICPWALREGVILRRLDHMGPA, encoded by the coding sequence ATGAGACTCGGTGTCCTCGACGTGGGTTCGAACACGGTGCACCTGCTGGTGGTCGACGCGCACCCCGGCGCGTGCCCGCTGCCCGCGCACTCGCACAAGGCCGAACTGCGCCTCGCCCAGCTGCTGGAGGACGACGGGGCCATCGGCCCGGACGGGATCGACAGGCTGGTCGCGGTCGTCCACGGGGCGCTCCGGGCCGCCGAGGACAAGGGGGTCGAGGAACTGCTGCCGTTCGCGACCTCCGCGGTGCGCGACGCGGACAACGCCGACCACGTCCTCGCGCGGGTGCGCGAGGAGACCGGGGTCGAGCTGCAGGTCCTCAGCGGCGAGGAGGAGGCCCGGCTCACCTTCCTCGCCGCCCGCCGCTGGTTCGGCTGGTCGGCCGGGAAGCTGCTCGTCCTCGACATCGGCGGCGGCTCCCTGGAGATCGCCTACGGCATGGACGAGGAGCCCGACGCCGCCGTGTCGCTGCCGCTGGGCGCCGGCCGCCTCACCGCCGGCCGGCTGCCCGGCGACCCGCCCGCGCCGGACGACGTCCGCGCGCTGCGCCGCCACGTGCGCACCGAGATCGCCCGCACGGTCGGCGAATTCAGCCGCCTCGGCGCCCCCGACCACGTGGTGGCCACCTCCAAGACCTTCAAGCAGCTCGCCCGCATCGCCGGCGCCGCCCGCTCCGCCGAGGGCCCGTACGTCCAGCGCGAGCTGAAGCGGGAGTCCCTGGAGGGCTGGGTGCCCCGGCTCGCCGCCATGACCGTCGCCGAGCGCGCCGAACTGCCCGGCGTCTCCGAGGGCCGCGCGGGCCAGCTGCTCGCCGGGGCGCTGGTCGCGGAGGGCGCGATGGACCTGTTCGGCGTGGAACGCCTGGAGATCTGCCCGTGGGCGCTCCGCGAGGGCGTCATCCTGCGCCGCCTGGACCACATGGGTCCGGCGTAG
- a CDS encoding sugar phosphate isomerase/epimerase yields the protein MAEPAVRIPDAKVALSTASVYPESTATAFEIAARLGYDGVEVMVWTDPVSQDIEALRRLSDYHRIPVLAVHAPCLLITQRVWSTDPWTKLQRARAAAEKLGAGTVVVHPPFRWQRQYARDFVDGIWRMANETDVRFAVENMYPWRYRDREMLAYAPDWDVTKEDYRHFTIDLSHASTARTDALQMIDRMGDRLGHVHLADGRGSAKDEHLVPGRGDQPCAEVLQRLALGGFDGHVVIEVNTRRAMSGAEREADLAEALAFTRLHLASASSAARMPRR from the coding sequence GTGGCAGAACCAGCGGTGCGCATCCCGGATGCGAAGGTCGCTCTGTCGACGGCCTCCGTCTATCCGGAGTCGACGGCGACGGCCTTCGAGATCGCCGCGCGCCTCGGGTACGACGGCGTCGAGGTCATGGTGTGGACCGACCCGGTCAGCCAGGACATCGAGGCGCTGCGCAGACTCAGCGACTACCACCGCATCCCCGTCCTGGCCGTGCACGCCCCCTGCCTGCTCATCACGCAGCGCGTGTGGTCCACCGACCCCTGGACCAAGCTCCAGCGGGCCCGGGCCGCCGCCGAGAAGCTCGGCGCCGGCACCGTCGTCGTCCATCCGCCCTTCCGCTGGCAGCGGCAGTACGCCCGGGACTTCGTGGACGGAATCTGGCGGATGGCGAACGAGACGGATGTGCGGTTCGCCGTCGAGAACATGTACCCCTGGCGCTACCGCGACCGCGAGATGCTGGCGTACGCCCCCGACTGGGACGTCACCAAGGAGGACTACCGCCACTTCACGATCGACCTCAGCCACGCCTCGACCGCCCGCACCGACGCCCTGCAGATGATCGACCGCATGGGCGACCGCCTCGGCCACGTCCACCTCGCCGACGGCCGGGGCTCGGCCAAGGACGAGCACCTCGTGCCCGGCCGCGGCGACCAGCCCTGCGCCGAGGTGCTGCAGCGCCTCGCGCTCGGCGGCTTCGACGGCCACGTCGTCATCGAGGTCAACACCCGCCGTGCCATGTCCGGCGCGGAGCGCGAGGCCGACCTGGCGGAGGCGCTGGCGTTCACCCGCCTGCACCTGGCCTCCGCCTCCTCCGCCGCCCGGATGCCGCGGCGATGA
- a CDS encoding TetR family transcriptional regulator: MTGVTASDGPDAAARPNGVSRRRGRPPRTESAGTRDRILDAAREEFSERGYEKTSVRGIAKSAGVDSALVHHYFGTKEQVFEAAVEVALAPALVGRDAVLEGPLEEVGERMTRTVIGLWENPVTRAPLLAIVRSAVNNETAAAVFRRLVAGQLLRRIAGQLDSPDAELRAELAAAQLVGIAMIRYVIKVEPLASADPEQIVRRVAPVVQGHLTGR; this comes from the coding sequence ATGACCGGCGTCACCGCGAGCGACGGCCCGGACGCGGCCGCGCGGCCGAACGGCGTCTCCCGGCGCCGCGGCCGCCCCCCGCGCACGGAATCGGCCGGCACCCGTGACCGCATCCTCGACGCGGCCCGCGAGGAGTTCTCCGAGCGCGGGTACGAGAAGACGTCCGTACGGGGCATCGCCAAGTCGGCCGGGGTCGACTCCGCGCTGGTGCACCACTACTTCGGCACCAAGGAGCAGGTGTTCGAGGCGGCCGTCGAGGTCGCCCTGGCGCCGGCGCTCGTGGGCCGGGACGCGGTCCTCGAAGGCCCGCTCGAGGAAGTGGGCGAGCGGATGACACGCACGGTCATCGGGCTCTGGGAGAACCCGGTGACCCGGGCCCCGCTGCTCGCGATCGTCCGCTCCGCCGTGAACAACGAGACCGCGGCCGCCGTCTTCCGCCGCCTGGTCGCCGGCCAGCTGCTGCGCCGCATCGCCGGGCAGCTCGATTCGCCGGACGCGGAGCTGCGCGCCGAGCTCGCCGCCGCGCAGCTGGTCGGGATCGCGATGATCCGGTACGTGATCAAGGTGGAGCCGCTGGCCTCGGCGGACCCGGAGCAGATCGTCAGGCGCGTGGCGCCCGTGGTGCAGGGACACCTCACCGGACGCTGA
- the ilvD gene encoding dihydroxy-acid dehydratase, protein MPELRSRTVTHGRNMAGARALMRASGVPGADIGRKPIIAVANSFTEFVPGHTHLAPVGRIVSEAVVAAGGIPREFNTIAVDDGIAMGHGGMLYSLPSRDLIADSVEYMVEAHCADALICISNCDKITPGMLNAALRLNIPTVFVSGGPMESGRATLVDGTVRTLDLVDAISDAVNDKISDEDILRIEENACPTCGSCSGMFTANSMNCLTEAIGLSLPGNGSVLATHTARKGLYEAAARTVMDITRRYYEEDDETVLPRSVASLSAFENAMALDIAMGGSTNTILHLLAAAQEAGVPFGLNEIDAVSRRVPCLAKVAPNVAKNRTYYMEDVHRAGGIPALLGELHRAGLLNEDVHAVHSPSLGDWLKTWDVRGGSPSPEAVELWHAAPGCVRSAEAFSQSERWETLDEDAEGGCIRSAEHAYSEDGGLAVLRGNLAVDGCVVKTAGVDESIWTFEGPAVVCESQEEAVQKILTQQVKEGDVVVIRYEGPKGGPGMQEMLYPTSYLKGRGLGKACALVTDGRFSGGTSGLSIGHASPEAASGGTIALVEDGDRIRIDIPNRSIELLVDDAELARREQALNGRYAPKNRDRKVSAALRAYAAMATSADRGAVRDVSKLG, encoded by the coding sequence ATGCCCGAGCTGAGGTCCCGCACAGTCACCCACGGCCGCAACATGGCGGGCGCCCGCGCCCTGATGCGCGCCTCCGGTGTACCGGGTGCGGACATCGGCCGCAAGCCGATCATCGCGGTCGCCAACAGCTTCACGGAGTTCGTCCCCGGCCACACCCACCTCGCGCCGGTCGGCCGGATCGTCAGCGAGGCGGTCGTCGCGGCCGGCGGCATCCCGCGCGAGTTCAACACGATCGCCGTCGACGACGGCATCGCGATGGGCCACGGCGGCATGCTCTACTCGCTCCCCTCCCGCGACCTGATCGCGGACAGTGTGGAGTACATGGTCGAGGCCCACTGCGCGGACGCCCTGATCTGCATCTCCAACTGCGACAAGATCACCCCGGGCATGCTGAACGCGGCCCTGCGCCTGAACATCCCGACGGTCTTCGTCTCAGGCGGCCCGATGGAGTCCGGCCGCGCGACCCTGGTCGACGGCACGGTCCGCACGCTGGACCTGGTCGACGCGATCTCCGACGCCGTCAACGACAAGATCTCCGACGAGGACATCCTCCGCATCGAGGAGAACGCCTGTCCGACCTGCGGCAGCTGTTCCGGCATGTTCACCGCCAACTCCATGAACTGCCTCACCGAGGCCATCGGCCTGTCCCTGCCGGGCAACGGCTCGGTCCTCGCCACCCACACGGCCCGCAAGGGCCTGTACGAGGCGGCGGCCCGTACGGTCATGGACATCACCCGCCGCTACTACGAGGAGGACGACGAGACGGTCCTGCCGCGCTCGGTCGCCTCCCTCTCGGCCTTCGAGAACGCGATGGCCCTGGACATCGCCATGGGCGGCTCGACCAACACGATCCTCCACCTGCTGGCCGCGGCCCAGGAGGCGGGCGTCCCCTTCGGCCTCAACGAGATCGACGCGGTCTCGCGCCGGGTCCCCTGCCTCGCGAAGGTCGCCCCGAACGTGGCGAAGAACCGCACGTACTACATGGAGGACGTGCACCGCGCCGGCGGCATCCCGGCCCTGCTGGGCGAGCTGCACCGCGCGGGCCTGCTCAACGAGGACGTCCACGCGGTCCACAGCCCTTCCCTCGGGGACTGGCTGAAGACGTGGGACGTGCGCGGCGGCTCGCCCTCCCCGGAAGCGGTCGAGCTGTGGCACGCGGCCCCCGGCTGCGTCCGCTCCGCCGAGGCGTTCTCCCAGTCCGAGCGCTGGGAGACGCTGGACGAGGACGCCGAGGGCGGCTGCATCCGCTCCGCCGAGCACGCCTACTCCGAGGACGGCGGCCTCGCGGTCCTGCGCGGCAACCTCGCCGTCGACGGCTGCGTGGTGAAGACGGCCGGCGTCGACGAGTCCATCTGGACCTTCGAGGGCCCGGCGGTCGTCTGCGAGTCGCAGGAGGAGGCCGTTCAGAAGATCCTCACCCAGCAGGTCAAGGAGGGCGACGTCGTCGTCATCCGCTACGAGGGCCCCAAGGGCGGCCCCGGCATGCAGGAGATGCTCTACCCGACCTCGTACCTGAAGGGCCGCGGCCTCGGCAAGGCGTGCGCGCTGGTCACCGACGGCCGCTTCTCCGGCGGCACCTCCGGCCTGTCCATCGGCCACGCCTCCCCGGAGGCGGCCTCCGGCGGCACCATCGCCCTGGTCGAGGACGGCGACCGCATCCGCATCGACATCCCGAACCGCTCGATCGAGCTCCTGGTCGACGACGCCGAGCTGGCCCGCCGCGAACAGGCGCTGAACGGCCGGTACGCCCCGAAGAACCGCGACCGCAAGGTCTCCGCCGCCCTGAGGGCGTACGCGGCGATGGCGACCAGCGCGGACAGGGGCGCGGTGCGCGACGTGTCGAAGCTGGGCTGA